From one Dyella sp. 2HG41-7 genomic stretch:
- a CDS encoding GGDEF and EAL domain-containing protein, producing MAKVTRSVEDDTLSPNSGKNLLAHVVQSVPALMTYIDTQERFVFANEAHRRWFDIDPNDIMGKLVSEALDPESYLRVRAALLQALGGQASTYEGELFNRPQRRYVHGSFTPDRDTNGQLRGVLTVFTDITERHALEEQLRESEQRFSQAFQHAAVGMALILPDGRYQRVNEALCAMLGYTEAQMRAMTWRDVTHPDDVAVSEAFASQITSGRREAFHTEKRYVHRDGHVVHVLLAVSQVRNDAGQLNYVVSQVQDITKRKQYEEALFRERQLAEVTLNSIGDAVITTDINLTITSLNPIAEAMTGWSNAEAKGSALDDVFRLRDINNRQPLDNPLRQALRRNAIVDFSGRAILLHRNGFETPIETSAALIHDHTGNVTGGVLVCHDISENRTLALKMIQLAQHDTLTGLPNRSLLYARIEQATAMATQRHRQCAVLYIDLDHFRRVNDTLGHGVGDQVLQAVAHQIRSALRDSEDIAFRHNGDEFVVLLPRVDDADDAAAFARKLLDACAQTHISHLPQLDIRASIGISMFPRDGTEPDSLVRAADAAMYEVKTQGRHGYCFYAPEMSQRSAASQRIENVLRHALAHGELSLHYQPKVDAKQHHIVGAEALLRLHRNGEEVFSPDQFIPVAEDTGLIVSIGTWALREACMQARTWQRDGYPIPVSVNVSPLQFQYAGFYERLDSILNETGLDPHLLELELTERTMMSGGDGTIRLLRRIRQRGVRLSLDDFGMGYSSLSYLKHFPVDALKIDRAFVRDITQDAETAAITSAIIAMARSLNKDVIAEGVETEPQSAFLREAGCSQMQGFLFGAPMKAEKLQERLIVNVG from the coding sequence ATGGCCAAGGTAACGCGCTCCGTCGAAGACGATACGCTGTCCCCGAATTCCGGGAAGAACCTGCTTGCGCATGTGGTGCAGAGCGTTCCGGCGCTGATGACGTATATCGATACGCAGGAACGCTTCGTCTTCGCCAACGAGGCTCATCGGCGCTGGTTTGATATCGATCCCAACGACATCATGGGCAAGCTGGTCAGCGAAGCGCTCGATCCGGAAAGTTATTTGCGCGTTCGCGCAGCGTTGTTGCAGGCGCTGGGTGGACAGGCTTCCACGTATGAAGGCGAGCTCTTCAATCGCCCTCAGCGTCGTTACGTGCACGGCAGCTTCACGCCGGATCGCGATACGAACGGTCAGTTGCGCGGCGTGCTCACAGTCTTCACCGATATCACCGAACGGCACGCGCTCGAAGAACAGTTGCGCGAAAGCGAACAACGCTTTTCGCAAGCCTTTCAACACGCCGCGGTCGGCATGGCGCTGATCCTTCCCGACGGCCGCTATCAACGCGTGAACGAAGCGCTGTGCGCGATGCTCGGCTACACGGAAGCGCAGATGCGCGCGATGACCTGGCGCGACGTGACGCATCCGGATGATGTGGCCGTCAGCGAAGCGTTCGCTTCGCAGATCACCAGCGGCAGGCGCGAAGCCTTTCATACCGAAAAGCGTTACGTCCATCGCGACGGCCATGTCGTGCACGTGCTGCTCGCCGTGTCGCAGGTGCGCAACGATGCCGGCCAGCTCAACTACGTCGTGAGCCAGGTGCAGGACATCACCAAGCGCAAGCAATACGAAGAAGCGCTGTTTCGCGAACGCCAACTCGCCGAAGTCACCTTGAATTCGATCGGCGATGCGGTGATCACCACCGATATCAACCTGACGATCACCTCGCTGAATCCCATCGCGGAAGCGATGACCGGCTGGTCCAACGCGGAAGCCAAGGGCAGCGCGCTCGACGATGTGTTTCGCCTGCGCGATATCAACAATCGGCAACCGCTGGATAATCCCTTGCGTCAGGCGCTGCGCCGCAACGCCATCGTGGATTTCAGCGGCAGGGCGATACTGCTACATCGCAACGGTTTCGAAACGCCGATCGAAACCTCCGCCGCGCTGATTCACGATCACACCGGCAACGTCACCGGCGGCGTGCTGGTGTGTCACGACATCAGCGAAAACCGCACGCTCGCGCTGAAGATGATTCAACTGGCGCAGCACGATACGCTCACCGGCCTACCCAATCGCAGCCTGCTGTACGCGCGCATCGAACAAGCCACCGCGATGGCGACGCAGCGGCATCGTCAATGCGCGGTGCTGTATATCGACTTGGATCATTTCCGCCGCGTCAACGATACGCTGGGCCATGGCGTCGGCGATCAAGTGTTGCAAGCGGTGGCGCATCAGATTCGCAGCGCGCTGCGCGATAGCGAAGATATCGCGTTCCGCCATAACGGCGACGAATTCGTGGTGCTGCTGCCGCGCGTGGACGATGCGGACGACGCCGCCGCGTTCGCGCGCAAGCTGCTCGATGCCTGCGCGCAGACGCATATTTCGCATCTGCCGCAACTGGATATTCGCGCAAGCATCGGCATCAGCATGTTTCCGCGCGACGGCACCGAACCCGATTCGCTGGTGCGCGCCGCGGACGCGGCGATGTACGAGGTCAAGACGCAAGGTCGTCACGGCTATTGTTTCTACGCGCCGGAGATGAGCCAGCGTTCGGCCGCGAGCCAGCGCATCGAAAACGTGCTTCGTCATGCGCTCGCGCACGGCGAACTCTCGCTGCACTATCAGCCCAAGGTGGATGCGAAACAGCACCACATCGTGGGCGCTGAAGCGTTATTGCGCCTGCATCGCAATGGCGAGGAAGTGTTTTCGCCGGATCAGTTTATTCCGGTCGCTGAAGACACCGGTTTGATCGTATCCATCGGCACGTGGGCGCTGCGCGAGGCCTGCATGCAGGCGCGCACTTGGCAGCGCGACGGCTATCCCATCCCGGTATCGGTAAACGTATCGCCGCTGCAATTCCAATACGCCGGTTTCTACGAGCGGCTCGATAGCATTCTCAATGAAACCGGACTCGATCCGCATTTGCTGGAACTGGAATTGACCGAGCGCACCATGATGAGCGGCGGCGACGGCACCATTCGTCTGTTGCGTCGCATTCGCCAACGCGGCGTGCGTTTGTCGCTGGACGATTTCGGCATGGGCTACAGCAGCCTTTCCTATCTCAAACATTTCCCGGTCGATGCGCTGAAGATCGACCGCGCTTTCGTGCGCGATATCACGCAAGACGCGGAAACTGCCGCGATCACCAGCGCCATCATCGCGATGGCGCGCAGCCTCAATAAAGACGTGATCGCCGAAGGCGTGGAGACCGAACCGCAGAGTGCGTTCCTGCGCGAAGCTGGTTGCTCGCAGATGCAGGGCTTTTTGTTCGGCGCGCCGATGAAGGCGGAGAAATTGCAGGAGCGGCTGATCGTAAACGTCGGCTGA
- a CDS encoding HDOD domain-containing protein, whose translation MAAFWKRLFAREEPPKERPRFSVVLPWPEESAPQEKVAALSTADIQDWFYRLVLGMPGSDVVDWRPQEQVMLRRLDELCGGDRFDIASLPRLPEVLPQLLRLLKSENSDGIKITKLIGRDPVLVGEVMRVSRSAHYRTARPITSLQHAVVLLGHDGLRQMVTQHVMKPILQASAGMLGHSAGQRLWDHAERCAHACMYMAKGQGDSFEAYLAGMVCNAGVGAMVRVLDQEAPPTLGVFSRSFLNGYSHLANHLSLRAARHWELPPNVIEALRERLENRGKPVVTELGKALLAADHLAMIQLLADNHVIDRATPPAPERADRLPDILVDRAQQDLRRAFRQ comes from the coding sequence ATGGCTGCCTTCTGGAAACGACTGTTTGCGCGCGAGGAACCGCCGAAAGAACGGCCGCGTTTCAGCGTGGTGCTGCCGTGGCCGGAAGAGTCGGCGCCGCAAGAGAAAGTCGCTGCGCTGAGCACCGCCGATATCCAGGACTGGTTCTATCGCCTGGTGCTCGGCATGCCCGGTTCCGATGTCGTCGACTGGCGTCCGCAGGAGCAGGTGATGCTCCGGCGCTTGGACGAGTTGTGTGGCGGCGACCGCTTCGATATCGCCAGCTTGCCGCGCTTGCCGGAAGTGTTGCCGCAACTCTTGCGCTTGCTTAAAAGCGAAAACTCCGACGGCATCAAGATCACCAAGCTGATCGGGCGCGATCCGGTGCTGGTCGGCGAAGTGATGCGAGTCAGCCGCAGCGCGCATTACCGCACGGCCCGACCGATCACCAGTTTGCAGCACGCCGTAGTGTTGCTGGGTCACGATGGCCTGCGTCAGATGGTCACGCAACACGTGATGAAACCGATCTTGCAAGCCAGTGCGGGCATGCTCGGACATTCGGCGGGTCAGCGTTTGTGGGATCACGCGGAACGCTGCGCGCATGCTTGCATGTATATGGCCAAGGGCCAGGGCGATTCGTTCGAAGCGTATCTCGCCGGCATGGTTTGCAATGCTGGCGTCGGCGCGATGGTGCGTGTGCTCGATCAAGAGGCGCCGCCCACGCTCGGCGTTTTCAGCCGCTCCTTCCTTAATGGTTACAGTCATCTGGCGAATCATCTGTCGCTGCGCGCTGCGCGGCACTGGGAGTTGCCGCCGAACGTCATCGAAGCCTTGCGCGAGCGTTTGGAAAACCGCGGCAAGCCGGTCGTTACCGAACTTGGCAAAGCCTTGCTCGCCGCCGATCACCTGGCGATGATCCAATTGCTGGCCGACAACCACGTGATCGATCGCGCGACCCCTCCTGCGCCGGAACGCGCGGACCGATTGCCGGATATCCTGGTCGATCGCGCGCAACAGGATTTGCGTCGCGCATTTCGGCAGTGA
- a CDS encoding M61 family peptidase, translating to MKFQTLRFSVIAAAVMAACTLSAAAVAQTEMADAPAPVDQSYAGTLTVDVDLTDAGKRIFRSHETIPVKAGAVTLFYPKWIPGEHAPSGPVQNVSGLIIRANGKQLPWRRDLRDMFAIHLDVPEGVNQLDLEFQFLSPGDGEGSNFGASASATPDLVDMEFNQVAFYPAGYYTRQIQIQPTVTLPQGWKFGSALEVDSQSGNTVHFKPVSFNNFVDSPLIAGAHFNRVDLAPGASVPVHLNVVGDGDKDVKLTDKQLEQQRNVVKQTNFLFGAHHYSHYDFLLTLSDHTGHFGLEHHQSSDDRLPANFFTDDDMHLVTASLMPHEFVHSWNGKFRRPADLWTPNFNIPMQDDLLWVYEGLTDYWCGVLTARAGLWTPEQYRDSIANIAGSMTYRTGRAWRSLQDTADAAPLTYYGSESWINYVRDTDFYPEGQLLWLDVDTKIRELSGGKHSLDDFAHAFYGMDNGSYVTKTYKFEDVVSTLNQVQPFDWAKFLRDRLDYTGADLPEHGIERGGWKLVFTDKQNGEEKASEGLRHGAVNMAYSVGMVVNGHGRIADVQWNGPAFKAGLVPGLTIVAVNGHDYSGEVLKDAVTAAKTSQAPIELLVKNVDVYSTVKVDYHEGLRYPHLVRGDGKDLMGAILAPRSK from the coding sequence GTGAAGTTCCAAACCCTGCGTTTCAGTGTGATCGCCGCCGCCGTGATGGCGGCTTGTACGTTGTCGGCCGCCGCCGTCGCGCAAACCGAAATGGCCGATGCGCCCGCGCCGGTCGATCAATCTTACGCAGGCACGCTGACGGTCGATGTGGATCTCACCGATGCCGGTAAGCGTATTTTCCGTTCGCACGAAACCATTCCGGTCAAAGCCGGCGCGGTCACTTTGTTCTATCCGAAGTGGATTCCTGGCGAACACGCACCATCCGGTCCCGTGCAAAACGTGTCGGGTCTGATCATTCGCGCGAACGGCAAACAGTTGCCGTGGCGTCGAGATCTGCGCGACATGTTCGCCATCCATCTGGACGTGCCCGAAGGCGTGAACCAGCTGGATCTGGAATTTCAGTTCCTGTCGCCCGGCGACGGCGAAGGCAGCAACTTCGGCGCTAGCGCATCGGCGACGCCGGATCTGGTGGACATGGAATTCAACCAGGTCGCGTTCTATCCCGCGGGTTACTACACGCGGCAAATCCAGATTCAACCGACCGTCACGCTGCCGCAAGGCTGGAAGTTCGGTTCGGCGCTGGAAGTGGACAGCCAATCTGGCAACACCGTCCATTTCAAACCGGTGAGCTTCAACAACTTCGTGGATTCGCCGCTGATCGCTGGCGCGCATTTCAATCGCGTCGATCTCGCGCCGGGCGCAAGCGTGCCGGTGCATTTGAATGTCGTCGGCGACGGCGACAAGGACGTCAAGCTTACCGACAAGCAGCTTGAGCAGCAGCGCAACGTGGTGAAGCAGACCAACTTCCTGTTCGGCGCGCACCACTACAGTCACTACGATTTCTTGCTCACGCTGTCCGATCACACCGGTCACTTCGGTTTGGAACACCATCAATCCAGCGACGATCGTCTGCCGGCGAATTTCTTCACCGACGACGACATGCATCTGGTGACCGCCAGCCTGATGCCGCACGAATTCGTGCATTCCTGGAACGGCAAATTCCGCCGTCCGGCCGACTTGTGGACGCCCAACTTCAACATTCCGATGCAAGACGATCTGCTGTGGGTTTACGAAGGTCTTACCGACTACTGGTGCGGCGTGCTCACTGCGCGAGCCGGTTTGTGGACGCCCGAGCAATATCGCGATTCCATCGCCAATATCGCCGGCTCCATGACGTATCGCACCGGACGCGCATGGCGTTCGCTGCAAGACACCGCCGATGCGGCGCCGTTGACGTATTACGGTTCCGAAAGCTGGATCAACTATGTGCGCGACACGGACTTCTATCCGGAAGGCCAGCTGCTGTGGCTCGATGTCGACACCAAGATCCGCGAATTGAGCGGCGGCAAGCATTCGCTCGACGACTTCGCACATGCGTTCTATGGCATGGACAACGGCAGCTACGTCACCAAGACCTACAAGTTCGAGGATGTCGTCAGCACGCTTAACCAGGTGCAGCCGTTCGACTGGGCGAAGTTCCTGCGCGATCGCCTCGATTACACCGGCGCGGATCTGCCCGAGCACGGCATCGAACGCGGCGGTTGGAAGCTGGTGTTCACCGACAAGCAAAACGGCGAAGAAAAAGCCTCCGAAGGCCTGCGTCACGGCGCCGTGAACATGGCGTACTCGGTCGGCATGGTGGTGAACGGCCACGGTCGCATCGCGGACGTGCAGTGGAACGGTCCGGCGTTCAAGGCCGGCTTGGTGCCGGGCCTGACCATCGTGGCGGTCAACGGCCACGATTACTCCGGCGAAGTGCTGAAAGATGCCGTGACAGCCGCCAAGACTTCGCAAGCGCCGATCGAATTGCTGGTGAAGAACGTCGACGTGTACAGCACGGTGAAGGTCGACTACCACGAGGGCCTGCGTTACCCGCATCTGGTGCGTGGCGATGGCAAGGACTTGATGGGGGCGATTCTCGCTCCGCGTAGTAAGTAA